The following DNA comes from Ricinus communis isolate WT05 ecotype wild-type chromosome 10, ASM1957865v1, whole genome shotgun sequence.
TAAAATCTGACTAACTAGTTATGATTAATAGTTGTATAAATATTGATATGAAGATTCTAACTTTAACTTTTCTCTTTATCACATATTTTACATGCATTGCTACTATTAAATTGCttcattttatttggtttatcTTGAATAATATATGACTCTTTATATGATAAGACAGATAACTATTCACGTTTTTGATTCACTACTCAGTAAGATGATGCAAAGATCAAcctatatatttatgttttttctttttctgaacAAAATCCAGAATTATTTCGActaaaaaaaagagtatatcGAGCAAATTGGAGAAGATCAATTAAAGATACCTTCAGCATTATGAGAAGGCATCAATGATTGTTTCACATCTCGGAATACCGATGGATTGGAGGAGCTATAGTAATTTGCTTGCCTGGCTTTCTCTCGCCTTTTCAGCAAgtgctcttcttcttctgctgaAATGTAGACAGTCGAGGCATCATCATAACCATAGCCCGCCAGGTCCTCCAGCTTGGCCTATCTTTGGTAACATCTTCGATCTGGGAACCATTCCTCACCGCAATTTATACAAGTTCAGGTACAAGTATGGTCCCGTACTTTGGCTGAGACTTGGGTTTACTAACACCTTAGTCATACAGTCCGCCAGGGCAGCTGAAGAGCTTTTCAAGAATCATGACATTAGTTTCTGTGACAGGAAAGTTCCTGATTGTTGCACAGCTCATAACTACGATCAGGGAGCGGTTTCTCTGGGCCGGTATGGTTCTATCTGGAGGTTTCACCGCCGACTTATCACACTAGATCTCATGACAAACAAGCGAATCAAAGAGTCTGCTTTCCTTCGGATAAAGTGTATAAATAGTATGATACAATACATTGAGGAAGATACTGCAGCGGCTCGAGCAAGAGGAGAATTAGGGGAAGTGGTGATAGCTCACTACCTCTTTGTCATGACATTCAACCTGATAGGCAACCTTGTGCTTTCACAGGATCTTGCGAACTCTCAGTCTAATGAGGGGTTAGAATTCTCTCATGCCATGGACAAGATTACGGTGTTGTCTGGAAAGCCCAACGCTACGGACTTATGGCCCTTCTTGAAAATGTTCGATCCCCAAAGGATCAAGAGGGACATGGAAAGAGAAATGGGCAAAGCCTTAAGAGTAGTGGAGGGGTTTGTGAGGGAAAGGATTGAGGAGaggaaattagaaaaagaaaggagtaAAAAGGACTTCCTGGATGCACTGTTGGAGTTTGAAAGTGATGAGGAAGCAGGACCTGATAAGATCTCAATTCAAACTATGTTCATAATAATACTGGTAGACAATATCTCTCACTATATAAATGTAAATCAAGTATTTAAACTTAAACAAAATCCAGTTATAGCACTCTAgctagtaattaaatatgttataatACTCTGCAGGAGATTTTTTTTGCTGGAACAGAAACTACAAGCAGCACCATGGAATGGGCTATGACAGAGCTTTTACGCTGCCCAGAATCAATTAAAAGAGTTAAAGAA
Coding sequences within:
- the LOC8274893 gene encoding iridoid oxidase, which gives rise to MIVSHLGIPMDWRSYSNLLAWLSLAFSASALLLLLKCRQSRHHHNHSPPGPPAWPIFGNIFDLGTIPHRNLYKFRYKYGPVLWLRLGFTNTLVIQSARAAEELFKNHDISFCDRKVPDCCTAHNYDQGAVSLGRYGSIWRFHRRLITLDLMTNKRIKESAFLRIKCINSMIQYIEEDTAAARARGELGEVVIAHYLFVMTFNLIGNLVLSQDLANSQSNEGLEFSHAMDKITVLSGKPNATDLWPFLKMFDPQRIKRDMEREMGKALRVVEGFVRERIEERKLEKERSKKDFLDALLEFESDEEAGPDKISIQTMFIIILEIFFAGTETTSSTMEWAMTELLRCPESIKRVKEELKRVVGQKRKVEESDIDQLPYLQAVLKETMRLHPTLPLLIPRNSLEDTNFMGYLIPKDTQVFVNVWAIGRDPESWQDPNSFKPERFLESDIDYRGKNFEYLPFGSGRRICAGILLAQRVLHLGLASLLHCFDWELSSNYTPDSIDMKEKMGMAVRKLVPLKAIPKKRMRE